A single genomic interval of Phocoena sinus isolate mPhoSin1 chromosome 15, mPhoSin1.pri, whole genome shotgun sequence harbors:
- the LOC116740059 gene encoding cytochrome c oxidase subunit 7C, mitochondrial-like has protein sequence MLGQSIRRFTTSVACRSHCEEGPGKNLPFSVENKRQLLAMMTLYFGSGFAAPFYIVRHQLLKK, from the coding sequence ATGTTGGGACAAAGCATCCGGAGGTTCACAACCTCTGTGGCCTGTAGGAGCCACTGTGAGGAGGGTCCAGGGAAGAATTTACCATTTTCAGTGGAAAACAAGCGGCAGTTACTAGCTATGATGACTTTGTACTTTGGGTCTGGATTTGCTGCACCTTTCTATATAGTAAGACACCAActgcttaaaaaataa